The Pseudomonas sp. MH9.2 genomic interval TCGGTCCCGGCAAGCTCGCGGCCAAAGCACCGAATACCAGCACACCAACGGGCATCACCAGCAAGGTCGCGACCAGTAGCTGAACTTCCCTGGCTTGTAGCTTTTTGCCCAGGTACTCAGGGGTGCGTCCGATCATCAGACCGGCAAGGAATACCGCGATCAATACATTGAGGAGCATGCCGTAGAGACCCGCGCCAACCCCGCCGAAGATCACTTCGCCGACCATCATGTTGACCAGCGCCACCATGCCGGTCAGCGGGTTGAGGCTATCGTGCATCGCGTTGACCGAACCATTGGACGCAGCGGTGGTGGTCGCGGTCCAGAGCACGCTGCCGGTGGTACCGAAACGGCTTTCCTTGCCTTCCATCGGTGCGGTTTGCTCGACCGACGCGATATTCAGGGTCGGGTTCGGTTGATACTCGGCCCACATCGCCGTCGCGCCACCGACCAGAAACAGGGTCAGCATGCACGCCATGATGGCCTTGCTTTGACGCATGTCTTTGACGTAGTTACCGAAGGTGAACACCAGCGCCACCGGAATCAGAATGATTGATACCAGCTCGAACAGGTTGCTCCAGGCTGTCGGGTTCTCGAACGGATGCGCCGAGTTGACCCCGAAGAAACCACCACCGTTGGTGCCCAGTTGCTTGATCGCGATCTGGCTGGCCGCCGGCCCCAACGGGATGCTCTGATTGGCGCCTTGCAGGGTCACCGCGTCCACGTAATGAGCGAAGGTTTGCGGAACGCCCTGCCAGACCAGAAACAAGGCCAGCACCAGACACAACGGCAGCAGCCCGTAGAGGGTGGCGCGGGTCATATCGGCCCAGAAGTTACCCAGATTTTGCGTCGAACGACGGCTGATGCCACGGCAAAATGCAATCAGCACCGCGATGCCGGTGGCGGCACTGACGAAGTTCTGCACAGTCAGGCCAGCCATCTGACTCAAGTAGCTGAGCGAGGCTTCACCGCTGTAGTTCTGCCAGTTGGTGTTGGTGACAAAACTCATTGCTGTGTTGAACGCCAGCGACCACTCCATTCCCGGTAGTTGCTGCGGGTTGAGCGGCAGAGCGCCCTGGAACAGCAGAATCGCGAAC includes:
- the kdpA gene encoding potassium-transporting ATPase subunit KdpA is translated as MHSYDYLLILAFFALVLLPAPWLGRYYYRVMEGERTFLTPVLGPVERVCYRLSGVDPQTEQSWKNYALALLAFNLAGFVLLFAILLFQGALPLNPQQLPGMEWSLAFNTAMSFVTNTNWQNYSGEASLSYLSQMAGLTVQNFVSAATGIAVLIAFCRGISRRSTQNLGNFWADMTRATLYGLLPLCLVLALFLVWQGVPQTFAHYVDAVTLQGANQSIPLGPAASQIAIKQLGTNGGGFFGVNSAHPFENPTAWSNLFELVSIILIPVALVFTFGNYVKDMRQSKAIMACMLTLFLVGGATAMWAEYQPNPTLNIASVEQTAPMEGKESRFGTTGSVLWTATTTAASNGSVNAMHDSLNPLTGMVALVNMMVGEVIFGGVGAGLYGMLLNVLIAVFLAGLMIGRTPEYLGKKLQAREVQLLVATLLVMPVGVLVFGALAASLPGPMAAVSNPGPHGFSQLLYAYTSATANNGSAFAGYSANTLFHNLMLSLSMFLGRFGYILPVLALAGSLAAKKTAPLGLNSFPTHGTLFVTLLTMTILLIGGLNFLPTLALGPIAEHLSMGF